GTCTCAACAACTGACAAAATCTACTCAAGGATGGTATGGTTAGGATCTCCATTACCAGAGGCaatgacaaaaatatttgttgttgttattgttgtcatcTAGTTGGTTCAGTTGAGTGCTATGATTTGTAACCCctctggggattttcttggcaaagatactgaaaggggttctccagttcattttacaattaaggaaatgaaggcaaacagggttaaagcgtcttgcccaggatcacacagctactaagtgtctgaggctacatctgaactcaggtcttcctggctctaggcccaGTACCCTATCCATTCTACCACATATTTGCCTAAGGACAATAATAACTGGTTTATATGgaacttcaaggtttacaaagttcttcCCATAACTGATTTTTGTTGATACCCACAATAATTCCTGAGAGGGAGATGCCTTTTCTATCCTCTTTTTTCCAGATGTTAAAACTATGGCTGAGAGACATTTAAGTAGCTTGCCTGAGTATCGAAGGCATAATTTGAACACAAGGCTTCCTGACTTCCTAGGTCCAAAATCCATAGTCAAGACCATCAATGATCTTTGACTTACctcttatttttctcataaaaCTCTAGAAGTCTAGACAGGGGTTTGCTATAAAGTCTCTAAAATCTTTCTTTGGGTAAATTAATATTCTTTTGatggttgtttagttgttttcaattGTGTCACACTTCCTTGACCCTATTTGGAGCGTATAGGTCAGTGATGtcaaaccttttaaagatggagttctaggccccacccccaccctaccCTCCCAGACTGAATGCCACCCCagccccccttaccccagacagatgaaggaggaggaagcactcccattgggctgctaggcagaggggagggtggtgtaaaaaaatgtcatcatgtgtggtggagagggggaggggagcagctccacccaagtccctctgcctttctagtaacaaattacTAGTCCCTGGGGGTGAGGGGTGGCACGTGTGCCCACAGAGCACTcagtgtgccataggttcatcatcactgctaggtgttcagggaggacaaCTAGCACCTCTATTGTGAGGGTttgttgagcccttttcagggctactcaaTCAGCTTTTGTGTCCACCTGGCACTCTTATccttggctccaagaagctgtagaatgcatagtggccacaccccagtaaGCCACTTCCAcaatgggctaaaccaggttgagagtaattGATGGGCCACAAATACATGGATGAGTTAGAGGAGATCTCTGTCCCCAACATGTGAaaacttcccctggtggaatgggcagctgagaacaatttgttccagtggctaTGAAGGGTGCCtcaagcaggtgctgtggagtgcttagaagaTGGTTGGACATCAGAGGTGCCACAGTTATCCCCTGTACCTGGGTCTCACTaattgtcctgacttttgccttgccactagacttggatGCCTCTGGAAGCTGGAATGAGGCTAAAGACTGTGCAACTCTCCCTCACTTAATTCATgcgcaagtcaagacatcaccctcttgatgtcattggtcctctctgaaaggaaggacaaacaacatTCTTCCTGTTGCTTGTTCTTCACCTAGAGTGTTATGTTATCTTACTAACTCAgtatttcatatataaaaagacacacacacacacacacacacacacacacacacacgtgttcattaaagggaaaataaaaccCTGACTCACGGgtacttctttccttctgtccagGGCTCGTGGACGTCGGGGAAACTTTGCAGTGTCCTGGAAATATGGCTCCAGAGAAGCTGGTGGACCTGGAAAACCAAGCTGTATTGACCAATGTGAAACAAAAGTACCTGACGACAATTTCAAACCCAAGATGGCTATTACGGCCCATCTTTGCTAAAGGTGGAAAGGATATATTTCAAGTGGATATCCCCAAAGAAGTGATCCCTATGGAGCAGGGAAAATTCATCAGAGCTTCCCTAGAATAAAGGGGCAGAGAACTGAGCCAGACATCTTTAATGGATATGGTTCGTATGTAAGTGACTGATACTGTCAATTCATCTTATTATAATAACATTAGATGTcttgtaaaggaaaacaaattatttctTAACACCAGATAGTAGGAATCATGATTTTCAAGCTAAAACATCCGTGAGGTATACGGCAAGACAATGAAAACAACCAATAAATGTCATCTTGTGACTTTTTTATCAGTTCTGTCCATTGCAAGCCtgtaataataaaacatttttaaaagtttttgcccCTTGGGCTTggttttatgttcttttctgtGTTAATTCTAGTAAAAAAACAGCATTGTGGGAGCAGAGAACACAACATGCAAGGTGACTGCTCAAATAAGCTCTCCATAAGAGGCAGATATTGACTGGGAAAGCCCTATTCAAGATCTAAACAGTGCCAagatttaaactatttttagaaAAACGTGTCTTGATCTCTCCTTTTGACATCACAAACATTTCCTGTTGAAGCTTCACTTCTCACtcatctccccttccccccaacgGAACACTGCCATCCTCATAAACAAAAGCAACTACCATAGCAACAGCCTAACAGGCCGAGAAGGGAAGTTTTAAACTAATCCATCTGTGTAGTATCAACACATTTAAAACTGACTTTTACCCTCCCCCCAATAAAAATCACTTTCTCCTTCACAGCCCCAGACATTCTTCAGTTGGTAAAACTGAAcatcctctccccttcctcctctttccaaaCTTGAGAATATAGTGATCTCTAGTCCAATGCCGTCGCACTGTCTTACTTAGTCCGGTTTCCATCTGCCACTTTATCAATACTATTTTCCCCAAGGTCATCAGTTATCAAGATTGCAGAATCCTTGGCTAAGTGgcttcaattttgtttttaagtttgattggtattttttgtttttaggcCACAGTGGTCGGCAGACAGATACACCCCTCCTCTGGGTTCTCTGCCGTGACACCTGCCACCAGTTAGCTTTCCCTTGAGAAAaggcaaacaagaaaaaaactcaatCAGTGGTAGGATATTAGCTGTCAACCTATGCAGAAATCTGCACCTGTAAGGCAGCTTCCATCtccaaggaaaggagagagggacagTTAATGGCTTTTTGAAAGTCTTTATCCTTCTGGCTTTCTCTCAAGCCTTCTTTATTCTCTTGCCCCTTAACTAGATATCCCAGAACCTTCTGTCCTCAGCCCTTTTCCCTTTGTAATCTTTCTCGGGGCTTTTTCACCTGTTCCCTTGGCCTCAACTACCACCTTTTTACTAATCCCTTCCACATTGCCCTTCTAAGCCCCGCTAGATCTTCCCGCCAGGTGTGTTCGCTTGCTAGGCCCTCATCCCCCCAGCCCTTAATACCTCTCATTAAGTAGGTAATTGGAaccttggtggcacagtggatggaacacTGAGCTTGGAGACAGGGAGTTCTGAattgaaatcctgcctcagacacatagctgtgtgacccaaggtaCCCTCCGTTTCTTCATGGGTAAAGGGATGACAATAGTACCTGGTGATCAAATAAGTTGGTGTATAAAGGGTGTCATAAATGGCTGCTGCTATTTTTATGCTTCTTATTCAGGTTTGGTTTATATAGCTGTACTATGCCCCTCCCTGGCtgatcttcatcttcatctctgGACCAGACCCCCCGCTGTGCAGGCTCTGAGCCCTATTCAGTGTGAGTGCCATAGATAGGTGCCTACGTGTGCTCCCATTTCAGGAGCAAACACCCCTGTGTTCATCCCGACCAACTGATAAAGTAGGAGGTGCcgggaaaaaaaaagccaactctAGAGCAAATGTTGCTTTGGATTTTAAGACTTTAATTTGTATAGGTTtttacacaaagacaaaaataggagACAGTAGTCATTGCGAAATTGTAGTCGACTTAATCAGAAGAGCTGTGTGGACTCTGGGTTGTTACTGTCTTGGATGAAGGTGCTTCGTTACCGTTGCAGCAGTTGCAAGCTGGGCAAGGATGGGCGGAAGAAGACACCTGCTGCTCGTTGGGCTCTGACACAGGCATGGATGAAGCAGCAGCCACAAACATAGCAAACCATGGGTTACATAAAGACATTAAAGTAGTGATTTGGGCATTTAGGGACGTAAAGTCCTGGTAGACTGAAGGTGGTAGCAGCCCCATATTGGAAGGATCAATTGATGCAGCTGGTTCTTGGGGAATAAAAAGACTTGACCCAGTACTATTTGGGGCTTTCCTAGGGAGAACTCGTGGTTGGATTTGTCTGGAATGACCAGCTGAATTCTCGAAAGTTCTTGCTTGTAGGGCGTAGGTCTTAAGGCTCCTCTTCTGAAAATGCCCAAATTTCTTCAGCACCTTCTTCTTCACTCGTTTGGCCATTACCCACTTTCTATAACGAGCCATTCTTACCTCCCTAAAGGAGAACTGTCTTCTCAGGACCCTCGGCTTCTTTCTTTTTGGTAAGGGAGAGACAGGGTTGGGTTGAGCCCTGTTTCTAATGCCCActcttcttttaattctttgaatCAGAAAAGGGCAATCTCTTCGAAAATTGGAGTTCCGATAAATCTGCAAAGAAATCAGATACATTTTAGCCCTTTTCACTTCTCATTGGGCCATTTCAGTTGCTCAGTTTCAATTTTCAAAAATGTTACGATCTATTAATATTTCACCTTCTGCTTTGAGATCAACCTAACTTGATTTACTAGTGATTCTTCTTTACTAAATAAATAACGAAAGGCAAAGACCTTCGAGGTTTCTGGGAAATTTCTGTCTAAAGTGttcaaaatatgaaaatgattCCATTGATCCTATGGAAATACACCAGGCTTTGGGGAATTGGGGATAATCGAAAACAGCCAGAGCTACTTAAATAAGAGATTTTCAGAGCCTTTCCTGTCCTCTTGTGCCCTCAAAAGTTGTATCTGCTCTCAAATATAACCTTTTTaagtatttctttccttttgagtTTACCATTAATCCCTTCACTTATCATACATAATATCAAAATACCATAATTCAGAGAATTTCACTATTTTAACTACATGGAATTGAACTTTAACCTTAGAATTAAACTCTATGACTATACTTCAGAGAACTTATATTTTAACTATACAGAATTTAACTGTAACTTTAGAATTCAACTCTATAATCGCTATGATAGAATGTATACTTTATTTATATGGAATTTAATGGTAACTATAGAATTTAACTCTATAATAACTATAATtcattgaatttatattttaactgTGTCaattttaactttaactttaaaattCAACTTTATAATAACCGTGACAGAgaatttatactttatttatatagaatttaactctataataactataattcattgaatttatattttaactgtgtaaaatttaactttaactttaaaattCAACTTTATAATAACCGTAACAGAGGATTAATActttatttatatagaatttaactctataataactataattcattgaatttatattttaactgTGTCaaatttaactttaactttaaaattCAACTTTATAATAACCGTGACAGAgaatttatactttatttatatagaatttaactctataataactataattcattgaatttatattttaactgtgtaaaatttaactttaactttaaaattCAACTCTATAATAACTGTAACAGAGGATTAATActttatttatatagaatttaactctataataactataattcattgaatttacattttaattatgtaaaagttaactttaactttaaaattcaacagagaatttctattttatttctatggCATTTAACTGTATAGTAATTATAATTCAGTGATTTTCTATTTTAACTatagagaagttaaatgtaaCTAGAATTCAGCTCTATACTACACTTTCTATTTTAACTCTATACAATAACTGGAGTAAGGACTGATTGTTACCATCACTTTTTTCATCCCCTGGTGAGAGTGAGCTGAAGACACGTTTATGCGAAGTTTAGAGAATCCGTAGAGATTGAGCTGTCGGATG
Above is a genomic segment from Monodelphis domestica isolate mMonDom1 chromosome X, mMonDom1.pri, whole genome shotgun sequence containing:
- the LOC103102448 gene encoding heat shock transcription factor, X-linked member 3-like: MNKNPSLQGKELSSHFLSLTEIGDLLCLSFPKKLWKIVESDHFKSIRWDENGDCVVIDEEFFQREVLDRKGLIRIFETSSLKSFIRQLNLYGFSKLRINVSSAHSHQGMKKVMIYRNSNFRRDCPFLIQRIKRRVGIRNRAQPNPVSPLPKRKKPRVLRRQFSFREVRMARYRKWVMAKRVKKKVLKKFGHFQKRSLKTYALQARTFENSAGHSRQIQPRVLPRKAPNSTGSSLFIPQEPAASIDPSNMGLLPPSVYQDFTSLNAQITTLMSLCNPWFAMFVAAASSMPVSEPNEQQVSSSAHPCPACNCCNGNEAPSSKTVTTQSPHSSSD